One genomic window of Boudabousia tangfeifanii includes the following:
- a CDS encoding hemolysin family protein, which produces MWLDLFLILCGVVLTLGTALFVAAEFALVALDQALVEQKIAAGQSEHKATLKALKKLSTQLSGAQVGITLTTILLGYTTQTALGKIFTNWGLAWELNLAIATTIGLFSAAVIVNLASMLFGELIPKNLALADPLKMAARVAPWQMVFTKVMYPLIVVLNGSANWVLKRFGLNAVEELSSARSAPELAALVKHSAQEGMLDEQTATIFTKSVQLGELEAVDVMTHRSSMHWIKAEQSAAEVIALARKTGHSRFPVIGEDIDDVLGIVYLRRAVAVPADKREEVPASSQSLMTPAHRVPQSASLAPVLIELREGGFQMAIVVDEYGGTAGLLTLEDIVEEIVGEVADEHDRRSRTGTRKVGDDWIVPGLLRPDELEELAGLTVPDDGPYETLGGLMMQRLGRIPQVGDKVEVNDIHLKVRRMDGRRIESLLVSPQSPPAEETIVVNLSMEETN; this is translated from the coding sequence ATGTGGCTTGATCTTTTCCTGATTCTTTGCGGCGTAGTGCTGACTCTCGGGACGGCATTATTTGTGGCTGCAGAATTTGCCCTCGTTGCCTTAGACCAAGCGCTTGTGGAGCAAAAGATTGCGGCAGGACAGTCAGAACATAAGGCAACGCTTAAGGCACTCAAAAAACTTTCGACACAACTATCGGGTGCTCAAGTCGGGATTACACTAACTACGATTCTGCTTGGCTACACCACTCAGACCGCCCTCGGCAAGATCTTCACTAACTGGGGGCTTGCGTGGGAACTGAACTTGGCTATCGCCACTACGATCGGGCTTTTTTCGGCAGCAGTTATTGTCAACTTGGCATCTATGTTGTTTGGTGAGTTGATTCCGAAAAACCTTGCTCTTGCTGATCCGCTAAAGATGGCAGCTCGAGTTGCCCCATGGCAGATGGTCTTTACCAAAGTAATGTATCCACTAATCGTGGTGCTAAACGGTAGTGCTAACTGGGTATTGAAACGTTTCGGACTAAACGCAGTAGAGGAACTTTCCTCAGCACGGTCAGCTCCTGAACTGGCTGCTCTTGTTAAGCATAGTGCTCAAGAAGGCATGCTAGATGAACAAACCGCCACGATTTTCACCAAATCAGTACAACTCGGTGAGCTAGAAGCTGTAGACGTTATGACCCACCGGTCATCTATGCACTGGATTAAGGCAGAACAGTCGGCCGCTGAAGTCATTGCGCTTGCTAGAAAAACGGGGCATTCCAGATTCCCAGTAATCGGGGAAGACATCGATGATGTCTTGGGGATTGTATATCTCCGCCGTGCCGTAGCGGTGCCCGCAGATAAACGTGAAGAGGTACCTGCCTCGAGTCAATCTCTTATGACTCCTGCACATCGCGTGCCCCAAAGTGCTTCGCTAGCTCCAGTACTAATCGAGCTTCGTGAAGGTGGCTTCCAAATGGCTATCGTCGTGGACGAATATGGTGGTACTGCCGGGTTGCTTACACTGGAGGACATCGTTGAAGAAATCGTTGGGGAAGTAGCCGATGAACATGATCGACGTTCTAGGACCGGCACTCGCAAAGTGGGTGACGATTGGATTGTGCCAGGTTTGCTTCGTCCAGATGAACTAGAAGAATTAGCTGGTCTGACTGTTCCAGATGATGGCCCGTATGAAACGTTAGGCGGGTTGATGATGCAACGTCTAGGGCGCATTCCACAAGTTGGCGACAAAGTCGAAGTAAACGACATCCACTTAAAGGTACGTCGGATGGATGGACGAAGAATCGAATCGCTTCTCGTTTCGCCGCAAAGCCCACCGGCAGAAGAAACCATCGTAGTCAATCTGTCAATGGAGGAAACTAACTAA
- a CDS encoding hemolysin family protein: MSSQLAIFISIVLLLGNAFFVASEFAIMSTRRAKLEPLVEEGKWGAKPALWAVEHVSVMLATAQLGVTLCSTGLGAVAEPAIAHWIATPLHSLGLPEASAHVVAIVIALLMVVYLHVVFGEMVPKNLSVAMPEKAILVLAPLLVACERLFGPLVRALDRFANRIVRLFGVEPKSEVGAVFTLEEVAQIVEVSRAEGVLEDEVGLLAGALEFSSETAAKIMVPLEQLVTVPEDVTPAEVERVVAKTGFSRFLVVDETDTMVGYLHLKDVLYAEHSEDQDLREKPVDAWRIRSLARVAADSEVDEALAHMQQTATHLAMVMENQKAVGVLFLEDIIEELVGEVRDCMQKADRL, from the coding sequence ATGTCTAGTCAGTTAGCAATCTTCATCAGTATTGTCTTATTGCTGGGAAACGCATTCTTCGTGGCCTCTGAGTTCGCCATTATGTCCACTCGACGAGCCAAGCTTGAACCTTTGGTCGAAGAAGGCAAATGGGGTGCCAAGCCAGCGTTATGGGCTGTAGAACATGTCTCGGTTATGTTGGCGACTGCCCAGTTAGGCGTAACGCTTTGCTCGACCGGTTTGGGCGCAGTTGCCGAGCCTGCTATCGCTCATTGGATTGCCACACCACTGCATTCCTTAGGATTGCCTGAGGCCAGTGCGCATGTCGTGGCGATTGTAATTGCCCTCCTTATGGTTGTTTATCTTCACGTGGTGTTTGGTGAAATGGTGCCAAAGAACCTTTCCGTTGCCATGCCGGAAAAAGCTATTTTGGTACTAGCGCCGCTATTAGTCGCCTGTGAACGTTTATTTGGACCGCTAGTTAGAGCCTTAGATCGCTTCGCTAACCGGATTGTGCGGCTCTTTGGAGTTGAACCAAAATCTGAAGTCGGGGCAGTTTTTACTCTGGAAGAAGTGGCCCAAATTGTGGAAGTCTCTCGGGCAGAAGGCGTATTAGAAGACGAGGTCGGATTGCTGGCTGGAGCTCTTGAGTTTTCCAGTGAAACGGCAGCAAAAATTATGGTTCCGCTAGAACAATTAGTTACGGTACCTGAAGATGTCACTCCAGCTGAAGTTGAACGAGTCGTAGCAAAAACTGGTTTCTCTCGCTTCTTGGTCGTGGACGAAACTGACACTATGGTCGGATATCTGCACCTCAAGGATGTGCTCTATGCGGAGCATTCCGAAGATCAGGATCTTCGTGAAAAGCCGGTCGATGCCTGGAGAATTCGATCACTCGCGCGGGTAGCTGCCGATAGCGAGGTAGATGAGGCGCTAGCGCATATGCAGCAAACTGCAACCCATCTAGCTATGGTGATGGAAAATCAAAAGGCGGTAGGTGTCCTCTTCTTAGAAGACATTATCGAGGAACTTGTGGGCGAGGTTCGAGACTGCATGCAGAAGGCGGATCGGCTCTAA
- a CDS encoding M23 family metallopeptidase, which produces MTENGSEAMPKRQYPSRRALRGAQQARAYAEASRVPETSSSSSQILNRSVRSLMVGALGFATVVVPLSGFISPEVANQAKIKRAQSWADILQSKVQAAEALSLRSDPAAATRAAVREQLEADKCLKTDSSANGVRTALTEKPEEPVGQDLFWPLARGTYRLSSGFGMRVNPVLGIYRLHAGIDMAGGAGTPITSAADGIVSRVGWISGLGYSVAIYHPTQNVTTVYGHMISGSSPLHQGQELKAGDFVGKLGSTGNSTGPHLHFEVHRGKDDNDGSAVEPLSWMKNNGAIYSDEAKAEPSC; this is translated from the coding sequence GTGACTGAAAACGGTAGTGAGGCTATGCCCAAACGCCAGTATCCTTCGCGGCGTGCACTTCGCGGCGCGCAGCAAGCTCGTGCGTACGCTGAGGCAAGTCGAGTTCCTGAAACTTCATCGTCATCATCGCAGATCTTAAACCGGTCTGTTCGTTCTCTAATGGTGGGCGCTCTTGGTTTTGCCACTGTAGTAGTACCACTTTCTGGCTTTATTTCCCCAGAGGTCGCTAATCAAGCCAAGATTAAACGAGCGCAATCGTGGGCTGATATTTTGCAATCCAAAGTACAGGCTGCGGAAGCCTTGTCTCTTCGCTCTGACCCGGCAGCGGCCACTCGTGCCGCCGTACGCGAACAGTTGGAAGCTGACAAGTGCCTAAAGACTGATTCTTCAGCCAATGGTGTGCGTACTGCACTGACAGAGAAGCCTGAAGAGCCAGTCGGACAAGATCTTTTCTGGCCACTCGCCCGAGGCACTTACCGTCTTTCTTCTGGCTTTGGTATGCGCGTGAATCCTGTACTAGGTATTTACCGCTTGCACGCAGGAATCGATATGGCTGGTGGTGCTGGTACTCCGATTACCTCTGCTGCTGATGGCATTGTTTCCCGGGTAGGTTGGATCAGCGGGTTAGGATATTCAGTCGCTATCTACCATCCGACGCAAAACGTTACGACCGTATACGGCCACATGATTTCCGGATCTTCGCCTTTGCATCAAGGACAAGAACTAAAAGCTGGAGATTTTGTCGGGAAGCTTGGCTCAACTGGTAATTCTACTGGTCCTCACCTGCACTTTGAAGTACACCGCGGTAAAGATGATAATGACGGTAGTGCTGTAGAGCCGTTGTCTTGGATGAAGAACAATGGTGCGATTTATTCCGACGAAGCTAAGGCTGAACCTAGCTGCTGA
- a CDS encoding glycerophosphodiester phosphodiesterase family protein, with protein sequence MIQPKEWTPGSKTLVFAHRGSPLLGDFENSEAAFCNALATGAEAIESDIQVTKDGVAVLSHDPTLKRLFGQDLSIAKLAWKEIRAVTRDYSAPLLRLDEALDCFSETTFNLDTKCDAAVEAALPILLQPKVRDRVCVATFSDRRMQRVRQGAKGALATSLSTKEVLRLLRLSYSPRANQLKPADLAKVLSISPEHAGPVVAAQIPYRFKGTFKVLSPNVITTAHKLGLNLQVWTVNNSSEIEQITNPESPLRVDGVITDRLQSALTIRDSFLA encoded by the coding sequence ATGATTCAGCCAAAAGAATGGACTCCTGGCTCTAAAACTTTAGTATTTGCACATCGTGGCTCGCCTTTACTTGGCGATTTTGAGAATTCTGAAGCTGCCTTTTGCAATGCTTTAGCTACCGGAGCTGAAGCCATTGAATCGGATATTCAAGTTACCAAAGATGGGGTAGCAGTACTTAGTCACGATCCCACCTTGAAACGTTTATTCGGTCAAGACCTCAGTATCGCAAAACTAGCTTGGAAAGAGATCCGAGCAGTTACGAGGGACTATTCGGCACCTTTACTTCGGCTCGATGAAGCTCTGGATTGCTTTTCGGAAACCACATTTAACCTCGACACTAAATGCGATGCGGCAGTTGAGGCTGCGCTGCCTATCTTGTTACAACCCAAAGTGCGTGATCGCGTCTGCGTGGCAACGTTTAGTGATCGTAGAATGCAACGCGTAAGACAAGGTGCGAAAGGCGCCTTGGCTACTTCATTATCAACTAAAGAAGTCCTTCGTTTATTGCGCCTTTCTTACAGTCCGAGGGCGAATCAGCTTAAGCCAGCCGACCTCGCAAAAGTACTGAGCATCTCACCTGAACATGCGGGTCCCGTGGTAGCTGCGCAGATTCCATATCGTTTTAAAGGAACTTTTAAAGTGCTCAGTCCAAATGTGATTACGACTGCGCATAAACTCGGATTAAATCTGCAGGTATGGACGGTAAATAACAGTTCTGAGATTGAGCAAATCACGAATCCAGAAAGCCCCTTGCGGGTAGATGGGGTGATTACCGATCGTTTGCAAAGTGCGTTGACAATTCGCGATAGCTTTTTAGCGTAA
- a CDS encoding S-layer homology domain-containing protein, with translation MSKKSWQNLATALAAAALVGTSAGSALAAPVAPSPEPTPAPSVEPAAKTPETSVVKTPEAKATKPAATAEPHTTKTPEAKAPVAPAPKKENKPAPASKPKFVFKDVTAKTDHAKAIYWMANEGLTTGWADGTFRPRAKVTREAFAAFLYRFAGSPEFTAPKDLNRCFVDIAKSTFSKQICWMKAAGLANGWNDNTFRPKNHMARADMAVFITRLLNQDKMAEKKWGAAPSSFSDVPMSQPFRGSIEWLHANGISKGWPVKGHFEFRPTLGIQRDAVAVFLKGVHQKIQSENLKVLTNTPKTLPWSRSVKLVNQPFDVAAETNKLYDLAAKAGVKKAKGEKCVYNGSLYQSSNPAKNIWEDTNFRKMVLNTNGKPLKLVAKQNIVRYPTYLQYTYQVDLFKCQK, from the coding sequence ATGTCTAAGAAATCCTGGCAGAATCTAGCTACCGCATTGGCCGCTGCCGCATTAGTTGGAACCAGCGCTGGTAGTGCCCTCGCTGCCCCAGTTGCGCCTTCCCCTGAACCCACTCCAGCACCTTCGGTCGAACCGGCTGCCAAGACTCCAGAAACTAGCGTAGTGAAGACTCCCGAAGCTAAGGCTACTAAGCCAGCAGCTACCGCTGAACCACACACCACCAAAACTCCTGAGGCCAAGGCACCTGTTGCCCCGGCACCTAAAAAGGAAAACAAACCAGCCCCCGCTTCCAAGCCTAAATTTGTTTTTAAGGACGTTACCGCTAAAACGGATCACGCCAAAGCAATCTATTGGATGGCAAACGAAGGTCTAACCACCGGTTGGGCCGACGGTACCTTCCGCCCTCGTGCCAAGGTAACCCGTGAAGCTTTCGCTGCTTTCCTCTATCGCTTTGCTGGTAGTCCAGAGTTCACTGCTCCTAAGGATCTCAACCGTTGCTTCGTGGACATTGCCAAGTCGACCTTTAGCAAGCAGATTTGCTGGATGAAGGCAGCCGGCCTAGCTAACGGCTGGAATGACAATACCTTCCGTCCAAAGAACCACATGGCTCGCGCAGATATGGCAGTATTCATTACCCGTTTACTCAACCAGGACAAAATGGCTGAAAAGAAGTGGGGAGCAGCTCCTTCTTCCTTCAGCGATGTCCCAATGTCGCAACCATTCCGTGGCTCGATCGAATGGCTCCACGCTAATGGCATCTCAAAGGGTTGGCCGGTCAAGGGTCACTTTGAATTCCGTCCGACCTTGGGCATCCAGCGTGACGCTGTGGCCGTATTCCTCAAGGGTGTACACCAAAAGATTCAGTCCGAGAATCTAAAGGTTCTGACCAACACGCCAAAAACTTTGCCTTGGAGTCGCTCCGTTAAATTGGTAAACCAGCCTTTTGACGTGGCTGCAGAGACCAATAAGCTTTATGACTTGGCCGCAAAGGCTGGCGTCAAGAAGGCCAAGGGAGAAAAATGCGTTTACAACGGTTCCCTCTACCAGTCTTCGAATCCGGCAAAGAACATTTGGGAAGACACCAACTTCCGTAAGATGGTGCTGAACACCAACGGCAAACCGTTGAAGCTTGTTGCTAAACAAAACATCGTTCGCTACCCCACTTATTTGCAATACACCTACCAGGTGGACCTGTTTAAGTGCCAAAAGTAA
- the argS gene encoding arginine--tRNA ligase: MTPDQLAAKIREILISFVSDGTLALTEADIPDPVKVERPRMREHGDWATNIALQLGKRGGMAPRDLAQKLCDALAKVEAVDSAEIAGPGFVNIRLSAAAAGELARTILTEGTKYGTNDALAGKHINLEYVSANPTGPIHIGGGRWAAVGDALARLLKASGAKVTREYYFNDHGVQIDRFSRSLYARAMGQEVPEDGYGGQYIDDIASRVRQIAAEKDDPDPVTLPTEDALEYFRAVGVDLMFSEIKNELHGFGVDFDVFFHEETLHASGAVEKAIQILRDRGMIEDRDGAVWLRTTEFGDDKDRVIIKSDGQAAYFAGDIAYYLDKRERGADSAIYLLGADHHGYIGRMYAMAEAFGDKPGENLQIIIGQLVNLLKDGKPFRLSKRAGNMVTLGDLIEAVGKDAARYALARSSMDSQLDIDLDLLGSKSNDNPVYYVQYAYARTRSVARNAKAAGISRESGFDPAQLDTAADEALLGVLAQFPQLVATAANLREQHRIARYLEELAAAYHTWYGKCRVTPRADESVNEGHVARLWLNDAVAQVLENGLDLLGVSAPERM, from the coding sequence ATGACACCAGACCAACTTGCTGCGAAAATTCGCGAGATTCTAATTTCTTTTGTTTCCGATGGCACTCTTGCTTTAACTGAGGCAGATATTCCAGATCCCGTCAAGGTTGAACGCCCGCGCATGCGCGAACATGGCGATTGGGCTACAAATATCGCTCTACAGCTTGGCAAGCGTGGGGGAATGGCGCCGCGCGATCTAGCGCAAAAACTATGTGATGCTCTTGCCAAGGTAGAAGCTGTTGACTCCGCAGAAATTGCCGGTCCTGGTTTTGTCAATATTCGACTTTCGGCTGCGGCCGCTGGTGAACTTGCTCGGACGATTTTGACCGAGGGAACCAAGTATGGAACTAATGACGCTCTTGCTGGTAAGCACATCAACCTTGAGTATGTTTCGGCAAATCCGACTGGCCCGATTCATATTGGCGGTGGTCGTTGGGCTGCGGTTGGCGATGCACTGGCTCGTTTGCTGAAGGCTTCTGGCGCCAAAGTTACCCGCGAATATTACTTTAACGATCATGGTGTTCAAATCGATCGTTTTTCGCGGTCATTGTATGCGCGTGCCATGGGTCAAGAAGTGCCAGAAGATGGCTACGGTGGTCAATATATCGATGATATTGCTTCTAGAGTGCGTCAGATTGCAGCGGAAAAAGACGACCCAGATCCGGTAACTTTGCCTACCGAGGACGCCCTCGAATATTTCCGGGCAGTCGGCGTCGACTTGATGTTTAGCGAAATTAAGAATGAACTACACGGTTTTGGCGTCGATTTTGATGTCTTTTTCCATGAGGAAACTTTGCACGCCTCGGGCGCGGTAGAAAAAGCTATTCAGATTTTGCGTGATCGTGGCATGATCGAAGATCGTGATGGTGCGGTTTGGCTGCGCACTACCGAATTTGGTGATGATAAAGACCGCGTGATTATCAAATCCGATGGACAAGCGGCTTATTTCGCTGGCGATATTGCCTACTACCTTGACAAGCGTGAACGCGGTGCAGATAGCGCCATTTATCTTTTGGGCGCCGATCACCACGGTTACATTGGTCGTATGTACGCAATGGCGGAAGCTTTTGGCGACAAGCCAGGGGAGAACCTACAGATTATTATCGGTCAGCTGGTAAATCTACTTAAGGATGGTAAGCCCTTCCGTTTGTCCAAGCGTGCCGGCAATATGGTGACCTTGGGCGATTTGATTGAAGCAGTTGGGAAGGACGCCGCTCGCTACGCCTTGGCGCGATCATCCATGGACTCGCAGCTTGACATCGACCTCGACCTATTGGGATCTAAGTCGAACGACAACCCGGTTTACTATGTGCAGTATGCCTATGCTCGTACCCGTTCTGTGGCTAGAAATGCTAAGGCAGCTGGGATTAGTCGAGAATCAGGTTTTGACCCCGCACAGCTAGATACTGCGGCTGATGAGGCTTTGCTTGGTGTCCTTGCACAATTCCCACAGTTAGTTGCCACTGCCGCTAACCTACGTGAACAGCACCGTATTGCTCGTTATCTCGAAGAACTAGCTGCCGCCTATCACACCTGGTACGGCAAGTGCCGAGTTACTCCGCGTGCGGATGAATCAGTAAATGAAGGTCACGTTGCGCGACTATGGTTGAATGACGCGGTTGCTCAGGTATTGGAAAACGGACTCGATCTACTAGGCGTTAGCGCTCCAGAACGGATGTGA
- the lysA gene encoding diaminopimelate decarboxylase has protein sequence MLSQQELAKLSCPHPGEISGYWPWSLTRNEEGELTFPTATVSELAQTYGTPLFVVDEDDLAGKAEVWISAMSEACWDGYGMNGATVSYAAKAFMCGSIVKLMNQHGLSIDTASLAELECAIRAGAKPEQIGLHGNAKSDAELRRAVDFGIDHIFVDSPAEAERISQIAAELGKVARVMIRVTTGVHAGGHEFIATAHEDQKFGVSLATGAAFDLGQKISNDPNLDFRGLHSHIGSQINSLEAFEQGALKLLGLRSQFLAAGIDIPTLDLGGGYPIRYLPTDPQPLTPREIADTLAKTVREYCQSRNEDIPHLQVEPGRSLAGPTAITLYRVVGIKRVTIAEGQYRDYVAVDGGMSDNIRPALYGANYTALLANRVGSSELTYARVVGKHCESGDILIPEIALPADLKPGDILAMPATGAYGRSMASNYNMALKPGVVAASRDGVKVWLRPETITDLFALDPALAEVEK, from the coding sequence ATGCTTTCCCAACAAGAACTCGCCAAACTGTCCTGCCCTCATCCAGGTGAAATTTCTGGTTATTGGCCTTGGTCTTTAACCCGAAACGAGGAAGGGGAACTAACTTTCCCAACAGCGACAGTTTCAGAGCTAGCTCAAACCTACGGAACCCCGCTTTTTGTGGTTGACGAGGACGATCTAGCTGGCAAAGCGGAAGTCTGGATTTCGGCAATGTCCGAGGCTTGTTGGGATGGCTATGGCATGAATGGAGCTACGGTATCTTATGCCGCAAAAGCGTTCATGTGCGGCAGCATCGTAAAATTGATGAACCAGCACGGTTTATCAATCGATACTGCCAGCTTAGCCGAACTAGAATGCGCTATTCGTGCTGGAGCAAAACCTGAACAAATCGGGCTGCACGGCAACGCCAAATCGGACGCGGAGCTCCGTCGCGCTGTCGATTTTGGCATTGACCATATCTTCGTAGACAGTCCCGCTGAGGCAGAACGCATCTCACAGATCGCGGCTGAACTGGGCAAAGTTGCGCGCGTTATGATTCGCGTAACCACTGGGGTGCACGCTGGTGGCCACGAGTTCATTGCCACTGCTCATGAAGATCAAAAATTCGGTGTTTCCTTAGCTACTGGAGCTGCTTTCGACCTCGGTCAGAAAATCTCGAATGATCCGAACTTAGATTTCCGTGGATTGCACAGCCATATTGGTTCCCAAATCAATTCCCTAGAGGCATTCGAACAAGGTGCTCTCAAGCTGCTTGGTCTTCGTTCTCAGTTCCTAGCAGCTGGCATTGATATTCCAACTTTGGATCTCGGTGGTGGTTACCCGATCCGTTATCTACCAACCGATCCACAGCCTCTTACTCCTCGGGAAATCGCGGATACGTTAGCTAAGACAGTACGTGAATACTGTCAGTCTCGAAACGAAGATATTCCTCATCTTCAGGTCGAACCAGGGCGTTCTCTGGCTGGTCCGACAGCAATTACGCTCTATCGAGTGGTGGGCATTAAACGCGTCACCATTGCAGAGGGGCAGTACCGTGACTACGTGGCAGTCGACGGCGGTATGAGTGACAATATTCGTCCCGCACTCTATGGTGCGAACTACACAGCTTTATTAGCTAACCGAGTTGGCTCAAGCGAACTAACTTATGCTCGAGTAGTTGGCAAACACTGTGAAAGCGGCGATATTTTGATCCCAGAAATTGCTTTACCAGCAGATCTCAAACCGGGTGATATCTTGGCGATGCCGGCTACTGGTGCCTACGGACGTTCAATGGCTTCAAACTACAATATGGCATTAAAGCCAGGCGTAGTTGCAGCTAGTCGGGACGGAGTAAAAGTTTGGCTACGTCCCGAGACCATCACAGATCTATTCGCCCTCGATCCGGCACTCGCCGAAGTCGAAAAATAG
- the rho gene encoding transcription termination factor Rho yields the protein MSDDTQSVKNAPLSTMRVAQLHELAKEMGLQGTDKLRRMELIKVIREARSQGASAEKKPSKSRPVKKTETVTENVAEAPVKDIDSAAKHDDLADNTDKTNVDGENNDRRQKDAGNRRGRGRRRATLPAGAKASETDKNSASEEVKAAIAAELASAKAEKTNEQPRNEKAKVESLDEISLPDEPVRERNHKRFDDDDEERGNRRRRGRDRNGKNNRRERGNRRDRDEESYDDSREEELVPIAGILDVQDNHAFVRTSGYLPGPNDIYVTLGQVRRYGLRSGDAIQGAVRPPVEGERQRQKYNALVRLDTINGMTIEQAATRVEFNKLVPLYPQEQLRLETSEKALTPRVIDLIAPIGKGQRGLIVSPPKAGKTIIMQQIANAIAVNNPEVHLMVVLVDERPEEVTDMQRTVRGEVIASTFDRPAADHTIVAELAIERAKRLVELGQDVVVLLDSITRLGRAYNLAAPASGRILSGGVDASALYPPKKFFGAARNIEGGGSLTILATALIETGSKMDEVIFEEFKGTGNMELRLSRQLADKRIFPAVDINASGTRREEALFNPQELKILWKLRRVLGALDIQESAELVLSRLKETKSNAEFLMTVAKNMPVGE from the coding sequence ATGAGCGACGATACTCAGAGCGTAAAAAATGCTCCTTTGTCAACCATGCGAGTTGCGCAGTTGCATGAACTCGCCAAAGAGATGGGTTTACAGGGCACTGATAAGTTACGTCGAATGGAACTTATCAAGGTAATCCGCGAAGCACGATCCCAAGGTGCGTCGGCTGAGAAAAAGCCTAGCAAGTCTCGCCCAGTTAAAAAGACTGAAACTGTGACGGAAAACGTTGCCGAAGCTCCGGTGAAAGACATTGATTCTGCAGCTAAACATGATGACTTGGCTGATAACACAGACAAGACTAATGTTGATGGGGAAAACAATGATCGTCGGCAAAAGGATGCAGGTAATCGCCGAGGACGAGGACGTCGTCGTGCCACTCTTCCTGCAGGTGCTAAAGCTAGTGAGACTGACAAGAACTCCGCTTCTGAAGAAGTGAAGGCAGCGATTGCTGCTGAACTAGCTTCAGCTAAGGCAGAAAAAACAAATGAGCAGCCTCGTAATGAAAAGGCAAAGGTAGAGTCATTAGACGAAATCTCTTTGCCGGATGAACCAGTTCGAGAGCGCAATCATAAGCGTTTTGACGACGATGACGAAGAACGTGGTAACCGTCGTCGTCGTGGTCGTGATCGCAATGGTAAGAACAATCGTCGGGAGCGTGGCAACCGCCGAGATCGTGATGAAGAGTCGTACGACGATTCACGTGAAGAAGAGCTAGTGCCGATCGCAGGTATTTTGGATGTACAAGATAACCATGCCTTCGTTCGCACTTCTGGATACTTGCCAGGACCAAACGACATTTATGTCACCCTAGGGCAAGTACGTCGTTATGGCTTGCGCTCTGGCGATGCCATCCAAGGTGCAGTACGTCCACCAGTCGAAGGTGAACGTCAGCGCCAAAAGTACAATGCTTTGGTCCGACTAGATACCATCAATGGAATGACCATTGAACAGGCCGCTACCCGTGTCGAGTTCAATAAGCTAGTACCGCTATACCCGCAAGAACAGCTCCGTCTAGAAACTAGCGAAAAGGCCTTAACTCCACGAGTTATTGACCTAATCGCTCCTATTGGTAAGGGGCAACGTGGTCTGATTGTATCGCCACCAAAGGCCGGTAAAACCATCATTATGCAGCAAATTGCTAACGCGATTGCGGTAAACAATCCGGAAGTTCATCTCATGGTGGTTCTAGTCGATGAACGTCCCGAAGAAGTTACCGATATGCAGCGAACTGTTCGAGGGGAAGTAATTGCTTCCACCTTCGATCGTCCCGCTGCTGACCACACAATCGTGGCAGAATTAGCTATCGAACGTGCCAAGCGTCTAGTTGAACTCGGACAAGACGTAGTTGTGTTGCTTGATTCGATTACCCGTCTTGGACGTGCCTATAACCTAGCTGCTCCGGCCTCGGGCCGCATCCTTTCTGGTGGTGTTGATGCTTCGGCTCTATACCCGCCAAAGAAGTTCTTCGGCGCTGCTCGTAATATTGAAGGCGGCGGTTCTTTAACGATCCTTGCAACCGCCTTGATCGAAACTGGTTCGAAGATGGATGAAGTTATCTTCGAAGAGTTCAAGGGCACCGGCAATATGGAACTTCGTTTGTCTCGGCAGTTGGCTGATAAGCGAATCTTCCCTGCCGTTGATATTAATGCTTCAGGTACCCGTCGTGAAGAGGCACTATTTAACCCACAAGAGCTCAAGATTTTGTGGAAGCTTCGTCGCGTGCTTGGTGCTTTGGATATTCAGGAATCGGCAGAATTGGTTCTTTCTCGTTTGAAAGAAACAAAGTCAAATGCCGAATTCTTGATGACTGTTGCGAAAAACATGCCAGTAGGCGAGTAA